A single Phoenix dactylifera cultivar Barhee BC4 chromosome 1, palm_55x_up_171113_PBpolish2nd_filt_p, whole genome shotgun sequence DNA region contains:
- the LOC103704369 gene encoding protein LIKE COV 2 — protein sequence MAEEKESTSVPLSQAVDPEDPAKLPPTSPNSSTRKACCAVLQSWVSKKFMTGCVVLFPVAITFFITWWFIQFVDGFFSPLYAKLGVDIFGLGFLTSLVFVFLVGIFVSSWLGATVFWLGEWFIKRMPFVRHIYSASKQISTAISSDQNAAAFKEVAIIRHPRVGEYAFGFITSSVILQSDKGDEELCSVYVPTNHLYIGDIFLVNSQEIIRPNLSIREGIEIIVSGGMTMPQMIAPLEQIPRKNQSIRLNRIP from the exons ATGGCAGAAGAGAAGGAATCCACGTCGGTCCCGCTGAGCCAGGCGGTCGATCCCGAAGACCCTGCCAAATTGCCGCCCACTTCGCCCAATTCCTCTACTCGGAAG GCTTGCTGTGCTGTTCTCCAGAGCTGGGTCTCAAAAAAGTTTATGACTGGATG TGTGGTTCTTTTTCCTGTTGCCATCACATTTTTCATCACATGGTGGTTCATTCAGTTTGTTGATGGTTTCTTCAGTCCATTATATGCCAAGCTTGGTGTTGACATATTTG GCCTTGGATTTTTGACATCTCTAGTATTTGTGTTTCTTGTTGGCATTTTTGTTTCATCATGGCTGGGTGCCACTGTTTTCTGGCTTGGAGAGTGGTTTATAAAGAGAATGCCATTTGTAAGGCACATTTATTCAGCATCAAAACAAATCAGCACTGCCATATCTTCAG ATCAAAATGCTGCAGCTTTTAAAGAGGTTGCAATTATTCGTCATCCACGTGTCGGTGAATATGCATTTGGTTTCATCACATCATCGGTGATCCTTCAG AGTGATAAAGGTGATGAAGAATTATGCAGTGTTTATGTCCCAACAAACCATCTATATATCGGAGATATATTTTTGGTTAACTCTCAAGAGATCATTAGACCAAATCTGTCTATTCGGGAAGGCATAG AGATCATTGTTTCTGGGGGGATGACAATGCCGCAAATGATTGCTCCTCTAGAACAGATCCCGCGCAAGAATCAGAGCATTCGCTTAAACAGGATTCCATAG